The genomic region CCGTTTGGACCGACAACTCCGAGGAACGCCCCTTCCCTGGCGGTGAGATCAATCTCATCGAGAATTGTTACTGATCCACGGGTGATGGACAGATCTTTAATTGTAATGAATGGCGAACTCACAGTTGTGTCACCTCATTTGTTCGTAAAAGGTACAAAAAGAACGGAGCACCAAGAGCCGCGGTGATAATCCCGACTGGAATTGCTGTTGTACCGGATCGGGCAAACGTATCAGTGATAACAAGAAATGATGCTCCAGCAAGGGCACTTGTTGGTAATAAAATTCGATGATCTGGTCCAACAATCAAACGCATTGCATGCGGGACGATGAGGCCGACAAACCCGATGACACCGGTCACAGCAACAGCAGCAGCAGTGACAATACTTGCGGCAGCTAACAGAATGCGTTTTGTCCGAGTTACATTAATTCCAAGAGCGTGTGCATCGCGCTCACCAAGCAATAACACATTCAAATCTCGCGCATACGCAACAAGCAGCACGAATACCGGTGGTACCACAATCGCAGCGACCCGAACGTCACCCCATGTTGTTCCTCCGAGATTTCCCATGAGCCAATAGACGACACGCTGGATGCTTTCCCCACTATACAGTAATAAAAATGAAATGACAGCGCCAAGAAATGCCTGAACAGCAACACCAGCGAGCAATAGGGTGCTTGTCGGCGTCCGCCCACCGCGGGTTGCAATCACGTAGACACTGAATGCGGTGATAACTGCAGTCGTAAATGCCGCTGCTTGCAGTTCAAGTCCAAATGGTATCTGTAGTGGAATAACGATTGTCGCAACAGCTCCGACTGCCGCACCTGAGGAGACTCCAATAATCGATGGATCTGCCATTGGATTTCGAAAAAACCCCTGCATAACAGTTCCGGCACTCGCAAGTGCAAATCCAACGAGTGCTGCAAGGATTATTCGTGGCAGACGAACACTCAGCACAATCGTCTGCTGAATCGATGATGGTATCTGTGTGACGGTTACTCCAAGTCCAATCATCGAATCAATTGCCCCGATTAAAACATATGTTACTGTTATCGGTGCAATATCAACCGGACCAACGCCAGCACTCAGCGTAACAGCGAGTAAAAGCACACCAGTCAAGCCAGCCGACCATACTATTGCGCGAAATTGAACACGCACGATTCGTATACAAACGCACTTGCAGTAAACAAGTACTTGTTGTCATAACATCGAAGTTGAGTCGGTTGAAATGCTTCTTCGATCCCAGCTATCGTCAATTGCTCATATCCTGCTCATTGTGCTCGTGGTTACTGGTGGTCTTGGAACCTTGCTTTTGCTTCCGACTCCAACGGATGCGGTTGACCCCCGATTGAGTGATCATATGCATACTCACAGTTATCACTCAACGTCACGCATTAACTCGAAGACCGTTCATAACACAATGTCAGCCACAACCGCAGTCTCAGGGGATAGCAATACCGAGAATCGTGGGAGTTCTGTCACGACAACAGCCTGCACATACCCACTGACAGTTACCGATGCCACAGGAACAACCGTGAGAATTATGAGTGATCCAGATCGGGTGGTGACGCTCAATCCAAGTGCCGCACAGACAATGTGGGAAATCGGTGCTCAAAATGAAGTCGTTGGTGTCTCTCGGTATGCATCATATCTCAATGGGACCGCAAGCAAGCAAAATGTCTCAGGTGCAGGCGGACCAAGTGTTGAACGTGTTCTTGCAGCAACGCCCGACCTTGTGTTAGTCCCAAACAGTACTCATAGTGCATCACCTGACCGCATTGCACAACTTCGTGCACAAGGATTAACACTGGTTGTATTCCCACAGGCAACCTCGCTTACAGCCGTTATTGAAAAGACCGAACGAATCGGGCGATTGACCGGTAACTGTGCGGCTGGTGATGCCAGAGCAACTGAACTGCAACAATCGATTAATCGAATCGAGCGTGTTACCGAAGATACTGATCGCCCTGTTGGGGTGAATGTCTTCTATGGCTATACTTCAGGCAATAACACATTTATTGACGAGATAATCGAAACAGGTGGGCTTGAGAATGGTGCTGCAAATGCTGGCTTATCCGGATTTGTCCCAATTACTGATGAATCCGTTGTCGCGATCGACCCAACCTGGATTGTCATACCCACAAGTGCACCACTCCCGAAAACACCAGCATACAACAGCACAACAGCATATCAAAATAACAATATTATCCGTGTTGAAACGGAGCATATACAACAACCTGCCCCTCGAGCAATATACGCAGTTGAAACAATACTCCAGGCAACGCATCCAGCAGCATCCGATGAATATCAACAGTTAGAAACAACAACGCCATCGGCTAATACATCATCTAGTGAGTCATCGGAATCAAACGTATCGCAAACAACCGCCAGGCAAATGCGTTCAACGCCCTCTGGGGTAACTGCAACTCAAACAAACTCTCCTGGGTTTGGAATTGTGCATGTGGTATTTACTGCGATTGGAAGTGTAATTATTGTATGTATCATCTTTCCGCGTGAATAATGCTCCCACACCACCCATATTCTATCTTGCTCTACTGAGGCTTGAATTCTCTACCCTCACTAAACACGCCAAATTTCATAATGTAGAAACTAACTACAGGGTAATTTTTGCCAAGTAGTATACATCTTGATACTTCCATATCATGTATCTATCCGGTGTGAAGATCGATTTTAGCTAATTCATATGATAGTAGAAGTATAAAGGACAAAATCGGGATTACTTCGCCAATGAGTCAGGACATACTCACTTTGTTTTTCTGCAACAGGGCATCCCTCCCGCTGTAACGTCACTCAGAGACAATCATATGATAGCTGAACGGGTATGTAGTATTGGAACATATGCACAAAACTATTTTATCAAATCAGGTCCTAAGCTATTGTGATGAGTGATTCACAATCCGATAGCGACCTCGCTGACATCCGTGCACAAAAGCGCTCAGAACTAAAACAAAAATTAACCGAAGACACCGAAGACACCGAAGACGACACAACAAATAACGAAGCAACCACTGCTAAGACCCCAACTGACCCGATTCATATTACCAGTGCTGATGAGTTCAATGCCGCAGTGACGGAACATGATGTTGTTCTTGTTGACTTCTATGCCGACTGGTGTGGTCCATGTCAGATGCTCGAACCGACGGTCAAATCTCTCGCTGCTGAAACTGCTGCCACTGTCCTAAAGGTTGATATCGATCAGCACCAATCGCTTGCCCAGCAGTATCAAGTTCGTGGTGTCCCAACACTGCTCCTATTTAATGATGCTGAGACGGTTGAACAAATTGTTGGTGTCCGCGATGAATCGACTCTTCGGTCGCTTATTCAACAATATACACGGTAATCATCAACAATACAGAGATTTTCATGCGATTTGAAGTCTAAAGCGGTATGTACAGGCGGTTCGAGGCGACTGCTTCGGGGCTTGACCCCGGGGTTGGTTCACACTGGTTGAGAGAATCGTTCTGGAGTAAATGCGGAAATCATGGTATTGCTAGCTGATATACTAACAAGAAGATACTTATTAGCGTATTATCGAGGCGTACGCAATGATTACCTTCCAGTCGCAACATGTCTCTTTGCGAGCTATTATTGGAGTCGGCTCATTTTTACTCTCAGTTATTGCACTCCAAATCACACGCCAAACATCTGGATATCCAACACACACTCGCGTTCATTCGTGGCCACGTCTTTTGATTACCCAATTCAGACGTGACATCAACAAAAGTGGTTCACTTCGATATGGCTGGGTGATTATTGGACTATGGTCTATCAGTGTTTCAGGATTACATTTTGGCGGGCTATATTATGATATCTATACTACCGTGTCGTGGTGGGACCTTCTCACGCACTCACTGAGTGGCTTTGGTGTTGCAGCGGTTCTTGGACTGACATTTCGATCATCAACCACAACAATCCCATATTGGGTCATTCCAGCCGTGCTTGCGATTGGAAGTGGATTTGAGGTATATGAATTCGTGTTCAAA from Haloquadratum walsbyi C23 harbors:
- the trxA gene encoding thioredoxin; protein product: MSDSQSDSDLADIRAQKRSELKQKLTEDTEDTEDDTTNNEATTAKTPTDPIHITSADEFNAAVTEHDVVLVDFYADWCGPCQMLEPTVKSLAAETAATVLKVDIDQHQSLAQQYQVRGVPTLLLFNDAETVEQIVGVRDESTLRSLIQQYTR
- a CDS encoding PGF-CTERM-anchored ABC transporter substrate-binding protein, with amino-acid sequence MLLRSQLSSIAHILLIVLVVTGGLGTLLLLPTPTDAVDPRLSDHMHTHSYHSTSRINSKTVHNTMSATTAVSGDSNTENRGSSVTTTACTYPLTVTDATGTTVRIMSDPDRVVTLNPSAAQTMWEIGAQNEVVGVSRYASYLNGTASKQNVSGAGGPSVERVLAATPDLVLVPNSTHSASPDRIAQLRAQGLTLVVFPQATSLTAVIEKTERIGRLTGNCAAGDARATELQQSINRIERVTEDTDRPVGVNVFYGYTSGNNTFIDEIIETGGLENGAANAGLSGFVPITDESVVAIDPTWIVIPTSAPLPKTPAYNSTTAYQNNNIIRVETEHIQQPAPRAIYAVETILQATHPAASDEYQQLETTTPSANTSSSESSESNVSQTTARQMRSTPSGVTATQTNSPGFGIVHVVFTAIGSVIIVCIIFPRE
- the btuC gene encoding vitamin B12 ABC transporter permease BtuC, coding for MRVQFRAIVWSAGLTGVLLLAVTLSAGVGPVDIAPITVTYVLIGAIDSMIGLGVTVTQIPSSIQQTIVLSVRLPRIILAALVGFALASAGTVMQGFFRNPMADPSIIGVSSGAAVGAVATIVIPLQIPFGLELQAAAFTTAVITAFSVYVIATRGGRTPTSTLLLAGVAVQAFLGAVISFLLLYSGESIQRVVYWLMGNLGGTTWGDVRVAAIVVPPVFVLLVAYARDLNVLLLGERDAHALGINVTRTKRILLAAASIVTAAAVAVTGVIGFVGLIVPHAMRLIVGPDHRILLPTSALAGASFLVITDTFARSGTTAIPVGIITAALGAPFFLYLLRTNEVTQL